A region of Carassius auratus strain Wakin chromosome 11, ASM336829v1, whole genome shotgun sequence DNA encodes the following proteins:
- the LOC113111197 gene encoding tribbles homolog 2-like has product MSMNLSTPTPPLRLKRVDFEDSHNTDTFKCKRRRLSQPPSPGLAPCLRPLSQSPEQPGPEKHHVSRIGPYILLEATEGAQTFRAVHQVTEQEYTCKVFSIKKYHEFIAPYTRLLPHSNICKISEMVLGEANVYIFFERNYGDMHSYVRTCKRLQEDEAVRLFGQMAAAVAHCHENGVILRDLKLRKFVFTDPQRTKLVLQNLEDSCLLNGNDDSLTDKHGCPAYVGPEILNSRHSYSGKAADVWSLGVVLYTMLVGRYPFQDVEPTALFSKIRRGAFTIPETLSPRAKSLVCCMLRKTPSERLEAGDVLFHPWLHCNNNVSLNQHSSTRHSTDQLVPDFEPNENEDC; this is encoded by the exons ATGAGTATGAATCTGTCAACCCCTACACCTCCACTGCGACTGAAGCGAGTAGACTTTGAGGACTCTCACAACACCGATACTTTCAAATGCAAGCGCCGCAGACTCAGCCAGCCTCCATCCCCGGGTCTCGCGCCCTGTCTTCGCCCCCTGTCCCAGAGCCCTGAGCAGCCGGGGCCAGAGAAGCACCACGTCTCACGTATTGGGCCCTACATCCTGCTGGAGGCCACAGAAGGAGCTCAGACGTTCCGAGCGGTTCATCAGGTCACCGAGCAGGAGTACACATGCAAG GTGTTTTCCATTAAGAAATATCATGAGTTCATCGCACCCTACACACGTCTGCTTCCACACAGCAACATCTGCAAGATCTCAGAGATGGTGCTCGGGGAGGCCAACGTGTACATATTCTTCGAGCGTAACTATGGAGACATGCACTCATACGTGCGCACCTGCAAGAGGCTGCAGGAGGATGAGGCAGTTCGCCTGTTTGGCCAGATGGCAGCCGCGGTCGCGCACTGTCATGAGAACGGCGTCATTTTAAGAGACCTTAAACTGCGCAAGTTCGTGTTCACTGATCCACAGAG AACAAAGCTGGTCTTGCAAAACCTGGAGGACTCCTGTCTTCTTAACGGGAATGACGATTCGCTGACGGACAAACATGGCTGCCCGGCCTACGTCGGCCCAGAGATCTTAAACTCACGGCACTCGTACTCAGGGAAGGCTGCCGACGTATGGAGCCTTGGCGTGGTTCTCTACACCATGCTAGTAGGACGTTATCCATTTCAGGACGTGGAACCCACAGCACTGTTCAGCAAAATTCGCAGGGGTGCGTTCACCATCCCAGAGACTCTTTCACCCAGGGCTAAGTCACTGGTGTGTTGCATGTTGAGGAAGACTCCCTCAGAGAGGCTTGAGGCTGGAGATGTACTCTTCCACCCGTGGCTCCACTGTAATAACAACGTATCCCTCAACCAGCACTCCAGCACCAGACACTCGACAGATCAGTTGGTGCCTGATTTTGAACCAAATGAGAATGAAGATTGTTAA
- the maf1a gene encoding repressor of RNA polymerase III transcription MAF1 homolog — MKLLENSGFEAINSLLTIETGDCKIIGRIESYSCKMAGDDKQMFKQFCQEGQPHVLEALSPPQSSGISPNKLSQSLDDGEGPLSDKCSRKTLFYLIATLNESFRPDYDFSRTKGHDFSKEPSVNWVFNAVNSSLSAAAGEVYSHLQPQLWEALDKEISLAECDIYSYNPDLDSDPYGEEGNLWSFNYFFYNKRLKRIVFFTCRSVSLFMAPRDSGIGTELDLELDEGSYEEEEEGNMDEERYGALCA, encoded by the exons ATGAAGCTCCTGGAAAACTCCGGTTTTGAGGCCATAAACAGTCTCCTCACTATTGAAACGGGAGACTGTAAGATAATTGGACG TATCGAGAGCTACTCCTGTAAGATGGCAGGTGATGACAAGCAGATGTTTAAGCAGTTTTGTCAGGAGGGGCAGCCGCATGTGCTTGAGGCTCTGTCTCCTCCGCAGAGCTCAGGAATCAGCCCCAACAA ACTGAGCCAGAGTTTGGATGATGGGGAAGGTCCTCTTTCGGACAAGTGCAGCAGAAAGACGCTTTTTTACCTGATCGCCACTCTCAATGAATCTTTCCGGCCAGACTACGACTTCAGTCGCACCAAAGGCCACGATTTCAGCAAAGAGCCCAGTGTTAATTGG GTGTTTAATGCAGTGAACAGCAGTTTGTCTGCTGCTGCGGGTGAGGTGTACAGTCACCTACAGCCTCAGTTATGGGAGGCTCTAGACAAGGAGATCAGCCTTGCTGAATGTGACATATACAG CTACAACCCAGATCTAGATTCCGACCCTTATGGGGAAGAAGGCAACCTATGGTCCTTCAACTACTTCTTTTATAACAAAAGACTGAAGAGGATCGTGTTCTTCACATGCCGTTCTGTCAG TCTTTTCATGGCTCCACGTGACTCTGGCATCGGCACTGAACTGGATCTGGAGTTAGATGAGGGCAGctatgaggaagaggaagagggcaACATGGATGAAGAGAG GTACGGTGCACTGTGTGCCTGA